One segment of Verrucomicrobiota bacterium DNA contains the following:
- the purD gene encoding phosphoribosylamine--glycine ligase gives MKLLVIGSGGREHALVWKLAQSPHVTQMWCASGNAGIAQERLARNGALVEGVNIGAEDLPKLLALAQEKKADLTVVGPDNPLALGIVDLFQDNGLRIWGPNQKAAQFESSKVFSQQFMEKYGIPTAAAGTFDEAGAAKSFAASLGGRCVVKADGLALGKGVLICASQAEAEKAVDDIMVGKAFGAAGARVVIQEFLEGVEISLHALCDGKTAILFPTSQDHKRALDGDLGLNTGGMGAYSPTMFVTDAQLGNAPRKILEPFLRGCAAEGIDFRGILYPGIMLTKSGPKVLEFNARFGDPETQVYLTRLESDLVELLGASVNGTLDKMDLKWSATASVCVVMASGGYPGSYAKGKVITGLDAVNALPNTKVFHAGTARAGEQILTSGGRVLGVTAWANDLRAAQAAAYAAVEKIHFDGAHFRRDIAAKAL, from the coding sequence ATGAAATTGCTCGTTATCGGTTCGGGCGGACGCGAACACGCGCTGGTATGGAAACTGGCGCAGTCGCCGCACGTCACGCAGATGTGGTGTGCGTCGGGCAACGCGGGCATTGCACAGGAACGCCTCGCCAGGAATGGCGCGCTGGTCGAGGGTGTGAACATTGGTGCGGAGGATTTGCCCAAGCTGCTCGCGCTCGCGCAGGAGAAGAAGGCCGATCTCACTGTCGTCGGACCGGACAATCCGCTCGCGCTCGGCATTGTCGATTTGTTTCAAGACAATGGACTGCGGATATGGGGACCAAACCAGAAGGCCGCACAGTTTGAGTCCTCAAAAGTGTTCTCCCAACAATTCATGGAGAAATATGGAATTCCCACGGCGGCGGCCGGAACTTTCGATGAGGCTGGTGCGGCCAAGAGTTTTGCCGCATCGCTTGGGGGACGTTGCGTGGTGAAAGCCGATGGCCTCGCGCTCGGTAAAGGCGTTTTGATTTGCGCCAGCCAGGCCGAAGCTGAGAAAGCTGTGGACGACATCATGGTCGGCAAAGCCTTTGGTGCGGCGGGCGCGCGGGTAGTGATCCAGGAATTTCTCGAAGGCGTGGAGATTTCACTGCACGCCCTGTGCGATGGGAAGACGGCAATACTTTTTCCGACCTCACAGGATCATAAACGCGCGCTCGACGGTGACTTGGGCCTGAACACCGGCGGCATGGGCGCGTATTCACCCACGATGTTTGTGACTGACGCACAGCTTGGCAACGCTCCGCGCAAAATCCTTGAACCGTTCCTTCGCGGCTGTGCGGCGGAGGGGATAGATTTTCGTGGAATCCTCTATCCCGGCATCATGCTCACGAAGTCTGGGCCGAAGGTTTTGGAGTTCAACGCGCGCTTCGGCGATCCGGAGACGCAGGTTTATCTGACGCGGCTGGAAAGTGATTTGGTGGAACTACTCGGCGCAAGCGTAAACGGCACGCTCGATAAGATGGACTTGAAATGGAGCGCGACGGCGAGCGTTTGCGTGGTCATGGCCAGCGGCGGTTACCCCGGCAGCTACGCGAAGGGTAAGGTCATAACCGGCCTAGATGCAGTGAACGCGCTGCCGAACACAAAAGTTTTCCACGCCGGCACAGCAAGGGCAGGGGAGCAAATTTTGACAAGCGGCGGACGCGTGCTGGGCGTGACCGCCTGGGCGAATGATTTGCGCGCGGCACAAGCTGCCGCGTATGCCGCCGTGGAGAAAATCCATTTCGACGGCGCGCATTTCCGCCGCGACATCGCGGCGAAAGCCTTGTAG
- a CDS encoding nucleotidyl transferase AbiEii/AbiGii toxin family protein: protein MPLTPLQKDILAILAANRNEESHFAGGIVLNAADDSARFSRDFDIFHEVAEEVTRASNRDVESLRRAGFPVETPSRYGEWEKEATFRKARVSRGNETVEIDWAADSAFRFFPVERDPLLGWRLHLFDVATNKALALSARTETRDYVDIVELHRTFPLPAICWAACGKDPGFSPLSLLKMMRRFAKISPTELDKIKARALDPRALKMAWIEMSDAAEAEMIRVADERPDLPIGVAFVDALGKPGWIGKDPTLRPHAPSVRGCWPTVHGLDQ from the coding sequence ATGCCTCTCACCCCTTTACAAAAAGACATCCTAGCCATCCTGGCGGCGAACCGGAACGAGGAGAGTCATTTTGCCGGCGGCATTGTCTTGAACGCCGCTGACGACTCGGCCCGCTTTTCGCGCGACTTCGACATCTTCCACGAAGTGGCCGAGGAAGTGACGCGCGCCAGCAATCGCGACGTTGAAAGTCTTCGCCGCGCCGGCTTTCCGGTCGAGACGCCTTCGCGTTACGGCGAGTGGGAGAAGGAAGCCACGTTCCGCAAAGCCAGAGTGAGTCGCGGCAATGAAACCGTGGAAATAGACTGGGCGGCGGACTCGGCGTTCCGGTTTTTCCCCGTCGAACGCGACCCGCTTCTGGGCTGGCGACTGCACCTGTTTGATGTTGCCACCAACAAGGCCCTCGCACTTTCCGCCCGCACGGAAACTCGGGATTACGTGGACATTGTGGAACTGCACCGGACGTTCCCGCTGCCGGCAATCTGTTGGGCGGCCTGTGGCAAAGACCCCGGTTTCAGCCCGCTCTCGCTGCTCAAGATGATGCGGCGTTTCGCCAAGATCAGTCCGACCGAACTCGACAAGATTAAGGCCCGCGCGCTCGATCCGCGGGCGCTGAAAATGGCATGGATCGAGATGAGCGACGCGGCGGAGGCGGAGATGATTCGCGTGGCAGATGAACGACCTGACCTGCCCATCGGTGTAGCGTTCGTGGACGCCTTGGGAAAGCCGGGTTGGATTGGCAAGGACCCCACGCTGCGCCCGCACGCGCCGTCCGTGCGCGGCTGCTGGCCGACGGTGCATGGTTTGGACCAATAG
- a CDS encoding sigma-70 family RNA polymerase sigma factor, translating into MKMTETDLELLKRYARDHAEDAFSEIVRRHLDLVHSAALRQVRSPQLAEEVAQSVFTDLARNARRLAPDTILTAWLYQVTRRTAIDVVRREARRQLREQIATEMNAMNATTADWTHIEPLLDEAMHALDDTDRAAVLLRYFENKSLREVGATLGTSDDAAQKRVSRAVERLREFFAKRGVTAGASGLVVVISANAVQAAPVGLAVTISTAAALAGTAVHTSTVIAATKTIAMTTLQKTLVTATVAVLAGAGIYEARQASQLRHQVQTLQQQQAPLAEQIEQLQNELEAASNRVVGLTQELKIADENKREVPKLRGQIGLLKFQLETAKNTESKSEQPPLGTARDYYIRADRNKMKREYDAALENLNKAIELDPNMAEAFMDRADLYVLYLPKERGGYEKAVADRTRCLEIDPKNWIARWSRAGEFQQLMRYDEAIADWTVIIEGDLDFTRSVEGKTKSIAQAYVWRGDIYQSNKRDYARAIADYSAALQLDPNNGDAHRLRGQCYQKLGETDKAQQDFAIEPKSN; encoded by the coding sequence ATGAAGATGACCGAAACCGACTTGGAATTACTGAAGCGTTATGCCCGCGACCACGCCGAGGATGCTTTCTCCGAAATCGTCCGCCGCCACCTCGACCTTGTCCATTCCGCCGCGCTCCGCCAGGTCCGCTCCCCGCAACTCGCTGAGGAAGTCGCTCAGTCCGTTTTCACCGACCTGGCCCGCAACGCGCGTCGCCTCGCGCCCGACACCATCCTCACCGCTTGGCTCTATCAAGTCACGCGCCGCACCGCCATTGATGTCGTCCGTCGCGAAGCCCGCCGCCAGTTGCGCGAACAAATCGCCACCGAGATGAATGCCATGAACGCTACGACCGCAGATTGGACACACATCGAACCTCTCCTCGACGAAGCCATGCACGCGCTCGACGACACTGACCGCGCTGCCGTCCTGCTCCGCTATTTCGAAAACAAATCCCTCCGTGAAGTCGGCGCAACTCTCGGCACGTCCGACGACGCCGCCCAAAAACGCGTGAGCCGCGCCGTTGAACGGCTGCGGGAATTCTTTGCCAAACGCGGCGTCACCGCCGGCGCGAGCGGACTCGTCGTCGTCATCTCCGCCAACGCCGTCCAAGCCGCCCCCGTTGGATTGGCCGTCACGATTTCAACCGCCGCCGCCCTTGCCGGAACTGCCGTCCACACTTCAACAGTAATTGCCGCAACCAAAACCATTGCCATGACCACACTACAAAAAACTCTCGTAACTGCCACCGTTGCCGTCCTAGCCGGGGCGGGGATCTACGAAGCCCGCCAAGCCTCGCAACTGCGCCACCAAGTCCAGACGCTCCAGCAACAGCAAGCGCCGTTGGCCGAGCAAATCGAGCAGTTGCAAAACGAGTTGGAAGCCGCCAGTAACCGTGTCGTTGGTTTGACACAAGAATTGAAGATCGCAGATGAGAATAAGCGCGAAGTGCCCAAACTTCGTGGCCAGATTGGCTTACTCAAGTTTCAGTTAGAGACTGCAAAAAATACCGAATCGAAATCAGAACAACCTCCACTTGGAACGGCAAGGGATTATTACATTCGGGCCGATCGGAATAAAATGAAGCGCGAATATGACGCCGCCTTGGAAAACCTGAACAAAGCCATTGAACTCGACCCGAATATGGCAGAAGCGTTTATGGACCGAGCTGATCTTTACGTATTATACTTGCCGAAAGAACGAGGTGGCTACGAGAAGGCGGTGGCTGATCGTACGCGATGTTTGGAGATTGACCCAAAGAACTGGATCGCTCGCTGGAGTCGCGCCGGTGAATTTCAGCAATTGATGCGTTATGACGAAGCTATCGCCGATTGGACCGTTATCATCGAAGGCGACCTCGATTTCACTCGTTCCGTAGAAGGCAAGACCAAGTCAATAGCTCAAGCCTATGTTTGGCGAGGGGATATATATCAAAGCAACAAGAGGGACTATGCGAGAGCAATCGCGGATTATTCGGCAGCTCTTCAGCTAGATCCGAACAACGGCGATGCACATCGCCTGCGCGGACAGTGTTATCAAAAGCTTGGGGAAACGGATAAAGCCCAGCAAGACTTCGCAATTGAACCAAAGAGCAACTAG